Below is a genomic region from Spirosoma radiotolerans.
TACGCTTGGCGAACTGAGTCCAGCGACAACGCACGTCTGGTTCTGCCTGCATGGCTTCGGCCAGCTGGCCACGTATTTCGGCCGGAAATTTACTAATCTGGCTGATGGCAATACGTTCGTTATTCTACCGGAAGGCTTATCCCGCTCCTATCTGGATGGTACATACAGTCGGGTTGGCGCATCCTGGCTCACGCGGGAGGACAAAGAACACGAAATCAGTGATTTCCTAAGCTATTTAAACACCTTATATGCCAGCGTTCTGAATGGAAGAGAGCCGTCAAGTCTTCATATTACGGTACTGGGTTTCTCACAGGGCGCGGCTGTTGCCTGTCGCTGGCTCAACCAGCCTGGTAATTTGGCAAACCGACTTCGCGTGGACCGGCTGATCTTATGGGCGGGCTACTTCCCGAATGGCCTGCGTGAGCTAATCGACCCCGCCAAATTAGCGGCTATTGACACGCATTATGTCTATGGCCGCCAGGATGAATACATTGTCCAGATGGACGATGCAAAGGGTTATCTGAACCGTATACAAGCCGATTTGCCAGCGCTAAAAATGACGGCGTTTGACGGTGGACACAAGGTAGAGACCGAGGTGCTGCAACAGTTAGTGGCTAGATCGAAGCTTGTTTCGTAATTTTTGTAAAAACCCGGGCTTTTGCACATATTTTACACCGCCTGTGACAACGACTTCGCCCAACATTTGCAAATCTTCAGCCAGAATGACATCTACTTGCCGCTTTTGCGTTAGATCAAGCTGTATCTCCTGAGATACATACCCAATCGCTCCTACCTTTAAGATAATTTTATCGGACTGATAGTCTACTAAAAAAATTTTGAACAGACCGTCAACGTCTGTTGTGACTTGTTTATCTGTTCCTTTTGCCAGAAGTATTACACTTGGCAAAGGACTCAAGCCGTTTCTTTCGGTAACCCGACCGGTAACCACCCAGGTGGTATCAGTGCAAACTCGAGTCTCGTCGTTGTTCTTAACGCTGGTACGATCAGTCAACGCCGTAAGTGCTCTCGTTTCATTCTTGAACCCGTTTTTATTTGCTACCAGTTTTGGCTCTCCATAAGCCGTGCTCCAACTCATCAATCCAGCCGTTATTAGTCCTAACCAGCGCTGTTTTATTGATTTATTGGGCGCGCTAGGTGTGTGAACTAGCACTCTATTCAATTGCTTACTTAAAAATCGACCGCATACGTTCTCTTTTTTACTCAAAAAGTATGACACAAGCTGCGCATCGTTCATAGCGGTGAAATCAACTACCGTTTTTTGGCAACTATTGCAGAAGCAGCCCTCTGCTACAGAATCCATCTCTTGCCAAGACTCGGAACAAGGAACCGGTAACTCAAGCCGAATGTGTTCAGTAACAGCCATGATTTTAAGTTTGATTTCGAGTTGAAAGTAGCTCTTTTTAGCTATAAGCTCCTCGTTGGATTGCCCAGTCAGTCTACGACAATCCAAACCGCTGATTCACCATTGCAAAAAACTCTTCGTTGCTCATGCTTTTCCAGGCACCATATAACGCTTGCGCATCCTGTCCGGCCACATACCGTATTTGGTCGGTGTCGTCGGTAGCGGCCTGATAAATGACCTCGGCAATCTGATCAGCGGTTGAGTAGTTGGCAGCATTCGTACCAAAGGCGGCAAACACTTTCTCCAGTGCCGCGTCATACACGCTTGCGCCGTCCATTGTCCGTTGTAACGAACGGGTAGCAAAATCAGTGATTACGCCACCGGGCGCAACGACCTTAACCCGAATGTTGAACGGGCGAAGTTCATAATTCAGTGACTCCGATAGCCCGTCAACCCCAAATTTAGTGGCGTGGTAAATCGAGTTGAAAGGTAAGCCGACCAGACCGCCAATTGACGTAATATTGATGATGGTGCCCCCGCCTATGGCGCGGAAATTGGGCAACAGTGCTTTAATGGTTCGCATCACCCCAAACATATTGGTGTTGAATTGATCCATAACTTTCTCCTCCGATGCCGTTTCCAGTGGCCCCGCCAACCCATAACCTGCGTTGTTCAGCAGCACATCGATGTGTTGCCAGTCGGCCAGCGCCTGCTCGACCGCCTGGGTTACGCTGTCGGTCTGAGTTACATCAAGGGCGTACACTTTAATAGTCGGATACTGCTGTAACTCGTTCTCATGCTGTGGGTTACGCATAGTTGCGGCAACGTTCCAACCTTGTTTGGAAAATAAAATAGCTGCGGCTTTGCCAATGCCCGACGACGCTCCCGTTATGAAAATTGTCTTTGCCATGGTTATTTATTCGACGATATACGCCCTCATACGGGCAGGTAGATACTGAATTTTGCGCCAAATCCCGGTTGGCTCATGGCGGAGATGGCCCCTCCGTGATTTGTTACTACCTTTTGGCAGATAGCTAATCCAACACCAGTACCGGCAAATTCATTCCTGCCATGCAGCCGCTGAAAAACCTGAAAAATACGGTCAGCGTACTTCTCATCAAAACCAATGCCGTTGTCAGTGATTTCTATTGAATGATAGGCGGCCGTCTGCCGGGTAGGTTTCACACCAGCGGGTAAATCTTCTAACTGGACAACACCCACATGGACCCTAATTTGAGGAGAAACGTCCTGCCGTCGAAACTTGAGCGCATTTGAGAAAAGGTTCTGAAACAATTGACCCAATTGCGAGGCATCGCCCAATACCGTTGGTAGCGGATCTATCTCAATTTGCGCATTCGTTTCGTCAATAGCAACCGACAAATTTTCGAGCGCTTCGCCAACAACCCGAGAGAGCGATACCCGAGCGGCTGGTGCCGGGCTAGTCGAGATGCGCGAGAATGCCAATAAATCCTTTATCAACAGC
It encodes:
- a CDS encoding carboxypeptidase-like regulatory domain-containing protein — encoded protein: MAVTEHIRLELPVPCSESWQEMDSVAEGCFCNSCQKTVVDFTAMNDAQLVSYFLSKKENVCGRFLSKQLNRVLVHTPSAPNKSIKQRWLGLITAGLMSWSTAYGEPKLVANKNGFKNETRALTALTDRTSVKNNDETRVCTDTTWVVTGRVTERNGLSPLPSVILLAKGTDKQVTTDVDGLFKIFLVDYQSDKIILKVGAIGYVSQEIQLDLTQKRQVDVILAEDLQMLGEVVVTGGVKYVQKPGFLQKLRNKLRSSH
- a CDS encoding SDR family oxidoreductase: MAKTIFITGASSGIGKAAAILFSKQGWNVAATMRNPQHENELQQYPTIKVYALDVTQTDSVTQAVEQALADWQHIDVLLNNAGYGLAGPLETASEEKVMDQFNTNMFGVMRTIKALLPNFRAIGGGTIINITSIGGLVGLPFNSIYHATKFGVDGLSESLNYELRPFNIRVKVVAPGGVITDFATRSLQRTMDGASVYDAALEKVFAAFGTNAANYSTADQIAEVIYQAATDDTDQIRYVAGQDAQALYGAWKSMSNEEFFAMVNQRFGLS
- a CDS encoding alpha/beta hydrolase, translated to MATEHHLTVPRTARYYTLGELSPATTHVWFCLHGFGQLATYFGRKFTNLADGNTFVILPEGLSRSYLDGTYSRVGASWLTREDKEHEISDFLSYLNTLYASVLNGREPSSLHITVLGFSQGAAVACRWLNQPGNLANRLRVDRLILWAGYFPNGLRELIDPAKLAAIDTHYVYGRQDEYIVQMDDAKGYLNRIQADLPALKMTAFDGGHKVETEVLQQLVARSKLVS